One region of Jatrophihabitans cynanchi genomic DNA includes:
- a CDS encoding LysR substrate-binding domain-containing protein — MANGDGLLDVGRLRLLREVGLRGTIAGAARSLGLTSSAVSQQLAVLEREAGTALVDRSPRGVVLTGAGHALVRRADEVLDVLASARADLDRIAGSLSGPVRIAAVASAAATFVSAAACELRESHPGIALSVLVAEPARSLDLLLAGDVDIAVVDEYDRVPLALPEFVLARELCAEPLVAVLPGGHLGRRAVRLADLADADWIMPPDDAACGLAVRSACRAEGFEPRVRWETDDMLLLARAVAAGHGVAVLPRLSVDTRAAAIQTRRLGEPQLQRRLRAVARASALSRPVIEAVVGALAGRAAEAAAPARRGRW, encoded by the coding sequence ATGGCTAATGGGGACGGCCTCCTGGACGTCGGGCGGCTGCGGCTGCTGCGGGAGGTCGGCCTGCGCGGCACCATCGCCGGCGCAGCTCGATCGCTGGGGCTGACCTCGTCCGCCGTCTCGCAGCAGTTGGCGGTGCTGGAACGCGAGGCCGGGACGGCGCTGGTGGACCGTTCGCCGCGCGGTGTCGTGCTCACCGGTGCCGGCCACGCCCTGGTCCGGCGGGCGGACGAGGTGCTGGACGTGCTCGCCTCGGCGCGCGCCGATCTGGACCGGATCGCCGGCTCGCTCAGCGGTCCGGTGCGCATCGCGGCGGTGGCCAGCGCCGCGGCGACGTTCGTCTCGGCCGCGGCGTGCGAGCTGCGCGAGAGCCATCCCGGCATCGCCCTGTCGGTATTGGTCGCCGAACCGGCCCGATCCCTGGACCTGCTACTTGCCGGCGACGTGGACATCGCGGTCGTCGACGAGTACGACCGCGTCCCGCTCGCGCTACCGGAGTTCGTCCTCGCCCGCGAGCTGTGCGCCGAACCGCTGGTCGCCGTCCTGCCGGGCGGTCACCTGGGCCGGCGTGCCGTGCGGCTTGCCGACCTCGCCGACGCGGACTGGATCATGCCGCCGGACGACGCGGCGTGCGGGCTGGCGGTGCGCTCGGCCTGCCGCGCCGAGGGGTTCGAGCCGCGGGTGCGCTGGGAGACCGACGACATGCTGTTGCTGGCCCGCGCGGTCGCGGCCGGGCACGGTGTCGCGGTGCTGCCGCGCCTGTCGGTCGACACGCGCGCGGCCGCGATCCAGACCCGCAGGCTGGGCGAACCGCAACTGCAGCGCCGGCTGCGCGCGGTCGCGCGCGCCTCGGCGCTGTCGCGGCCGGTGATCGAGGCCGTGGTCGGCGCGCTGGCCGGCCGCGCCGCGGAGGCCGCAGCGCCCGCACGGCGCGGGCGCTGGTAG
- a CDS encoding WhiB family transcriptional regulator gives MSDLFGLPEEASWQERALCAQTDPEAFFPEKGGSTREAKRICTGCEVRAECLEYALAHDERFGIWGGLSERERRRLKRRAV, from the coding sequence CTGTCCGACCTGTTCGGCCTGCCGGAAGAGGCAAGCTGGCAGGAGCGTGCCCTGTGCGCGCAGACGGATCCGGAGGCCTTCTTCCCCGAGAAGGGCGGCTCCACCCGGGAGGCGAAGCGGATCTGCACGGGCTGCGAGGTCCGCGCCGAGTGCCTGGAGTACGCGCTGGCCCACGACGAGCGGTTCGGCATCTGGGGCGGGCTGTCCGAGCGCGAGCGTCGCCGGCTCAAGCGCCGCGCGGTCTGA